A genomic stretch from Podospora pseudoanserina strain CBS 124.78 chromosome 3, whole genome shotgun sequence includes:
- a CDS encoding hypothetical protein (EggNog:ENOG503NVA1; COG:S), with product MAEEKQEIRQTVEAPAVRSSTPTGTIHRPSGWMYKGFRLGKSEVWFASPIVQLLMVAMVCFLCPGMFNALTGLGAAGQVDPGAQNDANTALYSTFAVVAFFSGTVTNIFGVKPTLAFGALGYCIYSASFLSYNHNQNRGFVVFAGAFLGICAGLLWTAQGTIMMSYPSEDKKGRYISWFWIIFNLGAVIGSLVPLGQNIDAIGATAVNDGTYIGFIVLMLIGAALALLLCNARSVIRHDGSKVILMKNPSWKTEIKGLVETITLAPWVILLFPMFFASNIFYTYQLNDMNLQFNTRARTLNGLLYWTSQIIGASIFGYALDITRFRRSVRAKASLVVLFSLTFVIWGGGWAWQKQQVPREILEDESLEHRRIDWQDGGEKYIGPMFLFMFYGFYDAAWQTCIYWYMGALSNSGRKAANLAGFYKGIQSAGAAVFWRLDGLKTPFNTIFGVTWGLLAAALLFAAPVIWLKVKDTVTAEEDLKFSDETIADIRATTDASREAA from the exons ATGGCGGAGGAAAAGCAAGAAATCCGGCAGACCGTCGAGGCGCCTGCCGTCCGATCAAGCACACCTACCGGCACCATCCACCGACCTTCGGGATGGATGTACAAAGGTTTCCGTCTGGGCAAGTCGGAAGTGTGGTTCGCGTCGCCCATCGTCCAGCTCCTGATGGTAGCCATGGTTTGCTTCCTGTGCCCCGGCATGTTCAACGCTCTCACCGGTCTCGGTGCCGCCGGGCAGGTTGATCCAGGCGCGCAAAACGACGCCAACACGGCCCTCTATTCTACCTTTGCCGTggtcgccttcttctcgggcACCGTCACCAACATCTTTGGAGTGAAACCAACACTGGCTTTTGGGGCCCTCGGATACTGCATCTACTCTGCCAGCTTTTTAAGCTACAATCACAACCAGAACCGCGGATTCGTCGTCTTTGCGGGAGCGTTCCTCGGCATCTGCGCCGGTCTGCTGTGGACCGCCCAGGGAACCATCATGATGAGCTATCCATCCGAAGACAAGAAGGGGCGGTACATATCCTGGTTCTGGATCATCTTCAATCTCGGAGCCGTCATCGGGTCGCTGGTGCCGCTCGGCCAAAATATCGATGCGATAGGCGCCACCGCGGTCAACGACGGGACCTACATCGGCTTCATTGTGCTCATGCTCATCGGCGCTGCTCTCGCCCTTTTGCTCTGCAATGCCAGGAGCGTCATTCGCCACGACGGCAGCAAGGTCATCTTGATGAAGAACCCCAGCTGGAAGACAGAGATCAAGGGATTGGTCGAGACTATCACCCTTGCACCCTGGGTCATCCTGCTGTTCCCCATGTTTTTCGCCTCCAACATCTTCTACACCTATCAGCTCAACGACATGAACCTCCAATTCAACACGCGTGCCCGGACGCTCAACGGTTTGCTGTACTGGACCAGTCAGATCATTGGAGCCTCCATTTTTGGCTACGCTCTTGATATCACCAGGTTCCGTCGGTCGGTGCGCGCCAAGGCGAGCTTGGTTGTGCTATTCAGCTTGACATTTGTCATTTGGGGCGGTGGCTGGGCCTGGCAGAAACAGCAAGTCCCTCGAGAAATTCTGGAGGATGAAAGCTTGGAGCATAGAAGAATTGACTGgcaagatggtggagagaaGTACATCGGACCCATGTTTTTGTTCATGTTTTATGGATTTTACGATGCCGCGTGGCAGACTTGCATTTACTG GTATATGGGTGCTCTCAGCAACTCTGGTCGCAAAGCTGCCAATCTCGCTGGTTTCTACAAGGGAATTCAGTCTGCCGGTGCGGCCGTCTTTTGGCGGTTGGACGGGCTGAAGACACCGTTCAATACCATCTTTGGGGTCACC TGGGGTCTGCTTGCTGCCGCGCTGCTGTTCGCCGCGCCTGTTATCTGGCTCAAGGTGAAAGACACCGTGACCGCCGAAGAAGACTTGAAGTTTAGCGATGAGACTATTGCGGATATTAGGGCTACAACAGACGCCAGCAGGGAGGCTGCGTGA
- a CDS encoding hypothetical protein (EggNog:ENOG503P63W): MYTKTTVLLALLAPLCLSFPVDPPAAALPVDSTTDAQPAAAPEAAPVPVVAVPNAAPPIEEVWTIQGARRVCESDNLECVWTFTISTNSVYAPVPCIVKIPSDPERKVPANQNNVEGLVCGPYGVSAGWSSAFGVENGFTVLYVVDMERKMGVWPAYEDKKVEKGEVVVPDLQLPVKHLG, from the coding sequence ATGTACACCAAAACCACAGTCCTCCTCGCGCTTTTGGCACCCCTTTGCCTCTCCTTTCCCGTGgaccctccagcagcagccctccCGGTCGATTCCACCACAGATGCCCAACCAGCCGCTGCTCCCGAAGCAGCTCCTGTTCCTGTTGTGGCCGTCCCCAATGCTGCCCCGCCCATTGAAGAGGTCTGGACCATCCAAGGCGCCCGCCGCGTGTGCGAATCTGACAACTTGGAATGCGTCTGGACGTTTACCATCAGCACCAACTCTGTCTACGCCCCTGTGCCGTGCATAGTCAAGATCCCCTCTGATCCCGAACGCAAGGTGCCTGCGAACCAGAACAATGTCGAGGGATTGGTTTGTGGGCCGTATGGAGTGTCGGCGGGGTGGAGTTCGGCGTTTGGGGTGGAGAATGGGTTTACGGTGTTGTATGTGGTGGAcatggagaggaagatgggggtgtgGCCTGCATatgaggacaagaaggtggagaagggggaggttgtagTGCCTGATTTGCAGCTGCCGGTCAAGCATCTGGGGTGA
- the FGR2 gene encoding Filamentous Growth Regulator (EggNog:ENOG503NUH8; COG:S) → MTSTPTPTSSWFSKGVESRQEQSRDTMGNSKSPLMRRSRWRRSSSKVSGEDILALQDLDPALNSKMHLINDAIDDIGWTPYHTKLFFLNGFGYAVDSLVLLLQSVIAGPAYREFGNRGYQEGLTVAVYSGMLIGALFWGFGADIVGRRYAFNLSLLICSLSAIIAGGMPSWASLGFFVSLIGFGGGGNLVLDTTVFLEYLPGSKQWVLTMMAAWWGLGQAITGLIAWGFLVPTRWNCASVDTCTMANNMGWRYVMFTSGALVLVLSILRLTIIRLKETPKYLLGAGEDAKVVETLQYLAGKYNRPCSLTLNQLGACGLVTGTHSKNRFSIGETMVHLRGLFATHTVAVSTVMIWLSWAMVGLAYPLFYVFLPSYLEARGAKLDLSQFEIWRNYALTNFSSIFGPLLAGWLCNLSFLGRRYTMLIGGLMTAGFFVGYTQVRTAAQDVGISCAIAFSLNVYYGTLYAYTPEVLPSAHRATGNGIAVACNRIMGILSAVIATVADTSTVVPIYICVGLLAVMGVVAVLFPFEPYGRRSS, encoded by the exons ATGACGTCGACCCCCACACCCACCTCGAGCTGGTTCAGCAAGGGTGTCGAGAGCCGTCAAGAACAGAGCAGAGACACCATGGGTAACAGCAAAAGCCCGCTGATGAGGCGGTCAAGATGGCGCAGGTCGAGCTCCAAGGTTTCAGGGGAGGATATCCTTGCGCTGCAGGATCTGGATCCGGCCCTGAACTCCAAGATGCATTTGATCAATGAT GCTATCGATGATATTGGTTGGACGCCATACCATACGAAGCTGTTTTTCCTCAACGGGTTTGG ATACGCAGTCGATTCcttggtcctcctcctccagtctGTCATTGCCGGCCCGGCCTACCGAGAATTCGGAAACCGAGGTTACCAAGAAGGCCTGACGGTCGCGGTGTACTCTGGCATGTTGATAGGGGCACTGTTCTGGGGATTTGGCGCAGATATCGTTGGACGGCGATACGCATTCAACCTATCTCTCCTGATCTGCTCGCTCTCAGCCATCATTGCGGGAGGAATGCCAAGTTGGGCTTCGCTGGGATTCTTTGTGTCACTGATTGGgtttggtggcggagggAACTTGGTTTTAGACACCACTGTGTTTCTGGAGTATCTCCCTGGCAGTAAACAATGGGTGTTGACAATGATGGCGGCGTGGTGGGGACTGGGCCAGGCCATCACAGGTCTCATTGCTTGGGGCTTTCTGG TCCCGACGAGATGGAATTGCGCCTCGGTCGATACATGCACCATGGCCAACAACATGGGCTGGAGATATGTCATGTTCACAAGCGGCGCCCTAGTATTGGTGCTATCGATTCTCCGATTGACAATTATTCGCCTGAAGGAGACACCAAAGTACCTCCTGGGCGCTGGGGAAGATGCCAAGGTCGTCGAGACATTGCAGTATCTTGCAGGGAAGTACAACCGGCCCTGCAGTCTGACATTGAACCAGCTAGGGGCCTGTGGTCTGGTCACTGGCACTCACAGCAAGAACCGCTTCTCAATCGGGGAAACCATGGTTCATCTCAGAGGCTTGTTTGCCACACACACGGTTGCTGTCTCGACAGTGATGATATGGCTGTCCTGGGCAATGGTGGGTCTTGCATACCCCCTGTTTTACGTCTTTCTCCCAAGCTATCTCGAGGCTCGCGGAGCCAAGCTGGATCTGTCCCAGTTTGAGATTTGGCGCAACTATGCTCTCACCAACTTTAGCTCCATCTTTGGTCCCTTGCTCGCCGGCTGGCTGTGCAACCTTTCCTTTCTCGGTCGGCGATATACCATGCTCATTGGAGGGCTCATGACAGCGGGCTTTTTTGTTGGGTACACGCAGGTACGAACGGCGGCCCAGGATGTCGGAATCTCCTGCGCCATTGCTTTCAGTCTCAATGTTTACTATGGGACGCTGTATGCATACACGCCAGAAGTGCTTCCCAGTGCACACAGGGCCACGGGTAACGGGATTGCGGTGGCATGCAACCGGATCATGGGCATACTGTCGGCTGTCATTGCCACCGTCGCGGATACTTCGACGGTTGTGCCCATTTATATCTGTGTCGGTCTCTTGGCGGTAATGGGTGTGGTGGCTGTTTTGTTCCCTTTTGAGCCGTATGGGCGGAGGAGTTCTTGA
- a CDS encoding hypothetical protein (COG:M; EggNog:ENOG503PN93), protein MEADMLQINTMAKPCQKPRKLEKPGSRLPRACKVPDAEWTKFRRIIEDLYARTDLKTVMATMTSEHGFDASKQQYKIQFAKWAFNKNRRRPGPQQGHMPPSLPSPSIACLPALREPSPSSQTSPPLNTPSLPLGPPEAQQSPSAPLQQKIPTATWAAPIGHVQPIQPLEASFQVNAPVLMRSKAPQNGTVTHSPVTKNDAITATNYELLSPWSFDQGIHDLELDATAFMSRNTGSSSATTPDYDPVHYPIRTGSLPTIMLMVDDNPQCVRAVTRSGKSCVYLAAEFGHLNILEFMIWYKVDLHLAIPRVRWYPIHIAAFKGHTEVVDLLLKRAAEPDACTVDGRTPLWLAAHQGHYEIVKLLLDAKTPIDIEAKCQDRRPLHQAAQNGHSQIVQALLERGAQLEPSGSKGFTPLCLASANGHQEVVRSLLEQGAKLDTKRDDGKTQLFTASDRGHFGVVKLLLQHGASPQTNCGPHGATSLHIASQRGHHEVVKILLEHGAGVDAKGSDDITPLMVASQNGHQGVVRLLLQHGASILAKRKSSEATSLHFASQNGHHEVFQLLQQSASSANESLVGLN, encoded by the exons CAGGCTCTCGCCTTCCTCGGGCCTGCAAAGTTCCCGATGCAGAATGGACAAAGTTCAGGCGAATAATTGAGGATCTCTACGCAAGGACTGACCTTAAAACGGTGATGGCAACTATGACATCTGAACACGGTTTTGATGCAAG CAAACAACAGTACAAGATTCAGTTTGCGAAATGGGCTTTCAACAAGAACCGAAGAAGACCAGGGCCTCAACAAGGGCATATGCCACCATCATTACCATCACCGTCAATAGCTTGCTTACCAGCCCTACGTgaaccctcaccatcatcgcaaacatcaccacccttgAATACGCCCTCATTGCCACTTGGACCGCCTGAAGCACAACAGTCACCATCTGCACCGCTGCAACAGAAAATACCTACAGCAACATGGGCAGCGCCGATTGGCCACGTACAACCCATCCAGCCTCTAGAAGCTTCATTTCAAGTCAACGCGCCAGTACTCATGCGATCCAAAGCTCCACAGAATGGCACAGTCACACATAGTCCAGTCACCAAAAATGACGCCATAACTGCCACAAATTATGAGCTCTTATCACCATGGAGCTTCGATCAAGGAATCCACGATCTTGAACTTGATGCCACCGCATTTATGAGTCGCAATACCGGGTCGTCGAGCGCAACGACTCCTGATTATGACCCTGTCCACTACCCTATCCGAACCGGCTCCCTTCCTACCATCATGCTAATGGTGGACGACAACCCACAATGTGTGCGCGCGGTCACGAGAAGTGGGAAAAGTTGCGTTTATCTCGCTGCGGAATTTGGCCATCTCAACATTCTTGAATTTATGATTTGGTACAAGGTGGACCTTCACCTCGCCATTCCACGGGTCAGATGGTATCCCATCCATATAGCAGCGTTCAAAGGTCATACCGAGGTAGTAGACCTGTTATTGAAAAGGGCAGCAGAACCCGATGCCTGCACTGTTGATGGACGGACCCCCCTGTGGTTGGCTGCGCATCAGGGACATTACGAAATCGTCAAGCTGCTTCTAGATGCCAAAACGCCCATCGATATTGAAGCCAAATGTCAGGACAGGCGACCACTGCACCAAGCTGCACAGAACGGACACTCTCAGATCGTCCAGGCTCTTTTGGAACGTGGAGCACAGCTCGAACCTTCTGGATCCAAGGGCTTTACACCGCTTTGTCTAGCCTCCGCAAATGGTCATCAAGAAGTAGTCCGGTCGCTCTTGGAGCAAGGTGCCAAGCTGGACACCAAACGCGATGATGGAAAAACACAACTGTTTACAGCTTCAGATAGGGGCCATTTTGGTGTAGTAAAGCTACTTCTACAACACGGGGCCAGTCCCCAAACGAACTGTGGGCCCCACGGGGCAACATCCCTTCACATTGCCTCGCAAAGAGGACATCACGAGGTGGTGAAAATACTTCTCGAACATGGCGCTGGAGTTGACGCTAAGGGCAGTGATGATATTACACCGTTGATGGTAGCTTCCCAAAACGGCCATCAGGGTGTAGTGAGATTGCTGCTGCAACACGGCGCCAGTATTCTGGCTAAACGTAAAAGCAGCGAGGCGACATCTCTTCACTTCGCTTCCCAGAACGGACACCACGAGGTATTCCAGTTGCTTCAACAGTCTGCATCATCGGCAAACGAGAGCCTGGTTGGCTTGAATTGA